The window GGGTAATTTGGCTGTTAGGGCTTTGGCTGACCGCGCTATCCCCTGCCAGAAGAAAAACCGGATGGTCATTTTCAAGGCTTTGGAAGCTGACAATCCCTTGGCTTACATTAACTGAAACCTGTTGCGCCACTTTGTTCACTTCAAACTCTGTGCCAACCACTTGAATACGTCTTTTATCGGCTTGAATGATAAATGGGCGATAAGGGTTAGACTTCACTTTGAAATAGGCGTTACCGCTTTCTAGGTAAACATTACGCACTGGGGTCTCATAGGCCACGTGAATACGTGTATTGCGGTTAAGAAACAATTGAGAACCATCTGGCAAAGTCACTTCTTTTGGAAAGTCCGTGGCGACCAAGGTCATATTATTGAGCAACATGGATGGCAGGTGGCTATAAGGTAGAAATAAGATTGCCGCGATAAAAAATGCTGCTAACGTATTTCCCAGTGGACGCCATAAGCGAAAAAAAGGGCGTTTTTCACTGTCCTCTTTTAGGGCACTGGCAGGACGTGGGAGCGCATCAAAGTCACGCCATACTTCAGCTATTGCCTCATAGGCTTTTGCATGTTCAGAGGATGCCGTAAGCCATTGTTTAAATTGCTCGGCTTCCTGTTCGCTGATGCGTTGGCTGTGCATTCGGGTAAACCAAAGTGCAGCCTCTTCATCGATACGCTCTCTATCCTCTGAACCGTGCAAAGGGTTGTGTGTCATGATGATCCGTTGCCCTGATTATCAAGGTGTTTTTTACAATGAACTAATGCTGCCGCAATGTGTTTTTCTACCATGCTAATTGAAATTTCCATCCGTTCAGCGATTTCGCTTTGCGATAACCCATCAAAACGATACAGCAAAAAAGCTTCTCGTCGGCGAGGCGGCAACGTTTCAAGGGCTTCACTTAACCGTTGAATA of the Providencia rettgeri genome contains:
- a CDS encoding FecR domain-containing protein gives rise to the protein MTHNPLHGSEDRERIDEEAALWFTRMHSQRISEQEAEQFKQWLTASSEHAKAYEAIAEVWRDFDALPRPASALKEDSEKRPFFRLWRPLGNTLAAFFIAAILFLPYSHLPSMLLNNMTLVATDFPKEVTLPDGSQLFLNRNTRIHVAYETPVRNVYLESGNAYFKVKSNPYRPFIIQADKRRIQVVGTEFEVNKVAQQVSVNVSQGIVSFQSLENDHPVFLLAGDSAVSQSPNSQITRQHIDALDVARWRFGELVFVDKPLSEVLNELKSYSSLNVELSPISLANSKISGRLNLRQPDAFFQALPSLLPVQVVYQDKNNVLIIQNKKNK